Proteins from a genomic interval of Salinarchaeum sp. Harcht-Bsk1:
- a CDS encoding zinc ribbon domain-containing protein yields the protein MAENGPVCPECGGPVAQTSTFCMHCSADLEDADRVDAEPTGADAADAADVAWDDSPDVADWRDGTPERESEWEGGTGGGAPEEPGDGDDVAAQGDLPSEYRSSGGTTSRRLLPDRFVTKAVTFVLSIVGGLTVGAVSAIVLGPLIPTGWAFLLVVVLWLGSTTVFLRIAPG from the coding sequence GTGGCTGAGAACGGCCCCGTCTGTCCGGAGTGTGGCGGCCCGGTCGCACAGACGTCGACGTTCTGCATGCACTGCTCGGCCGATCTCGAGGACGCCGATCGCGTGGACGCTGAACCCACCGGCGCCGATGCCGCAGACGCAGCCGACGTCGCCTGGGACGATTCACCGGACGTGGCGGACTGGCGTGACGGGACTCCAGAGCGCGAGTCGGAATGGGAGGGAGGCACCGGCGGTGGCGCCCCGGAGGAGCCGGGCGACGGCGACGACGTCGCCGCACAGGGCGACCTGCCATCCGAGTATCGATCGAGCGGCGGCACCACGTCCAGACGGTTGCTGCCCGACCGGTTCGTGACCAAGGCGGTCACCTTCGTTCTCTCGATCGTCGGTGGGCTCACCGTCGGCGCCGTCAGTGCGATCGTGCTCGGTCCCCTGATCCCGACCGGCTGGGCGTTCCTGCTCGTCGTTGTGCTGTGGCTGGGATCGACGACCGTGTTCCTCCGAATAGCGCCCGGATAG
- a CDS encoding cyclic pyranopterin monophosphate synthase MoaC, translated as MGEEGASGEDPDDLTHTDAEGAVDMVDVGDKPDTARRAVARGRLRLQPSTIEAITASEIEKGDVLATARVGAIQAVKHTWETIPLCHQIPITNVETTFDLHDGPVHADGDGDSESAVGDVDDVGSSPAVELTVAVETTGKTGCEMEALEGVTTGLNVVWDMVKSAEKDADGGYPTAQIEGVGVVEKTKRPLE; from the coding sequence ATGGGTGAGGAGGGAGCGTCCGGCGAGGATCCGGACGATCTCACGCACACGGACGCCGAGGGCGCCGTCGACATGGTCGACGTCGGCGACAAGCCAGACACCGCTCGGCGGGCCGTCGCTCGCGGACGACTTCGTCTCCAGCCGTCGACGATCGAGGCGATCACAGCCAGCGAGATCGAGAAGGGCGACGTCCTCGCGACGGCCCGGGTCGGTGCGATCCAGGCGGTCAAGCACACCTGGGAGACGATCCCGCTGTGTCACCAGATTCCGATCACGAACGTCGAGACGACGTTCGATCTCCACGACGGTCCCGTCCATGCCGATGGCGACGGCGATTCCGAATCCGCCGTCGGTGACGTGGACGACGTGGGGAGTTCGCCAGCGGTCGAACTGACCGTCGCCGTCGAGACGACCGGCAAGACCGGCTGCGAGATGGAGGCACTCGAGGGCGTGACGACCGGGCTCAACGTCGTCTGGGACATGGTGAAGTCGGCGGAAAAAGACGCTGACGGTGGCTACCCCACGGCGCAGATCGAGGGCGTCGGCGTCGTCGAGAAGACGAAGCGACCGCTGGAGTGA
- a CDS encoding bifunctional ADP-dependent NAD(P)H-hydrate dehydratase/NAD(P)H-hydrate epimerase, whose translation MITSDRMAAVDANAAALGVPRKQLMESSGNAVARAVRERTEPGDALAIVAGRGNNGGDAFVAARFLEDRDLTTLLLGRAETITTDIARENWDALQQAEQQTIEVRDTAALAGSDADAAAAIDEADLVVDAMLGTGVTGALREPAATATERINDASDAGATVVAVDVPSGVDADTGDAAGDGPHAAVEADHVVTFHDEKPGLADVAATVEVADIGIPDAAELFVGPGDLQALSRPEDSHKGDFGHVLVVGGGPYTGAPALTAQAALRAGADLATVACPESVADEVQGYSESIITKPLPGDRLLPGHVDRLLDLAADRTTTVIGPGLGRAEDTLDAAREFLAAASGTVVVDADPLRVVPDVVAETDATLLCTPHRGELVAMGGPEADDWRDRADAVEAFASDLGATLLVKGPYDVISGGETTRVNRTGNPGMTAGGTGDVLAGITGALVSTQRPVDAGAIAAYVNGTAGDAVVDERGYGMLASDLLAEIPLAMWGKTDG comes from the coding sequence ATGATCACCAGCGACCGGATGGCCGCCGTCGACGCTAACGCTGCGGCGCTCGGCGTCCCCCGGAAGCAGCTCATGGAGTCCAGTGGGAACGCCGTCGCGCGAGCGGTTCGCGAGCGAACGGAGCCGGGCGACGCCCTCGCGATCGTCGCCGGCCGGGGCAACAACGGTGGCGACGCGTTCGTCGCGGCGCGATTTCTCGAGGATCGCGACCTGACGACGCTGCTCCTTGGCCGTGCCGAGACGATCACGACCGACATCGCCCGCGAGAACTGGGACGCGCTCCAGCAGGCCGAACAGCAGACGATCGAGGTCCGGGATACCGCGGCGTTGGCAGGGAGCGACGCGGACGCGGCCGCAGCGATCGACGAGGCCGACCTGGTCGTGGACGCGATGCTCGGAACCGGCGTCACCGGGGCGTTGCGGGAACCGGCTGCTACGGCCACGGAGCGGATCAACGACGCGAGCGACGCCGGCGCGACCGTCGTCGCCGTCGACGTGCCCTCTGGCGTCGACGCGGACACCGGCGACGCCGCGGGCGATGGCCCACACGCCGCAGTCGAAGCCGATCACGTCGTGACCTTCCACGACGAGAAGCCCGGCCTCGCCGACGTCGCCGCGACCGTCGAGGTCGCGGACATCGGCATTCCCGACGCCGCCGAACTGTTCGTCGGTCCCGGCGACCTGCAGGCGCTCTCCCGCCCCGAGGACAGCCACAAGGGCGACTTCGGCCACGTCCTCGTGGTCGGCGGCGGTCCCTACACCGGCGCACCGGCCCTCACGGCCCAGGCGGCGCTTCGGGCTGGCGCGGATCTGGCGACCGTCGCGTGTCCGGAGTCCGTCGCTGACGAGGTCCAGGGGTACTCCGAGAGCATCATCACGAAGCCGCTTCCGGGCGATCGACTCCTGCCTGGACACGTCGACCGACTGCTCGACCTCGCAGCCGATCGCACCACGACGGTGATCGGCCCGGGCCTCGGCCGAGCGGAGGACACGCTCGACGCGGCACGGGAGTTCCTCGCCGCCGCGAGCGGGACCGTCGTCGTCGACGCGGACCCGCTCCGCGTCGTCCCGGACGTGGTCGCGGAGACCGACGCGACGCTGCTCTGTACGCCCCACCGCGGCGAACTCGTGGCGATGGGCGGGCCGGAGGCCGACGATTGGCGGGATCGCGCGGACGCAGTGGAGGCGTTCGCCAGCGATCTCGGCGCGACGCTGCTGGTCAAGGGTCCCTACGACGTGATCAGTGGCGGCGAGACGACCCGCGTGAACCGGACCGGGAATCCGGGGATGACGGCGGGCGGCACCGGCGACGTCCTCGCCGGGATCACGGGCGCACTCGTTTCGACGCAGCGGCCGGTCGACGCCGGCGCGATCGCCGCGTACGTCAACGGAACCGCGGGCGACGCCGTCGTCGACGAGCGAGGGTACGGCATGCTCGCCTCGGACCTCCTCGCCGAGATTCCGCTGGCGATGTGGGGGAAGACCGATGGGTGA
- a CDS encoding glycosyltransferase family 2 protein, which yields MELSVVVPTLNGRDQLGGCLDALAEHVPEAEVVVVNGPSADGTTGMVSERGDVETLVEIADRNVNAARNAGFEAATGDTIALLRFDRVVDESWLDALEAGLESGADVVTGPTRTTLEGIEEPAQSIAGRSVTFCNGENVVFSREAIEALDGFDEYLEVGGSRDASHRLAGLDYEVEWLPELSVHSQYGADGGEPETDRRARYRSLAYQLVKNYGLRPSIVIRSLRDATADAVGAARSVLDGDGRFTSWFGHGRAAIAGLSVGAKDGWRARRRDRSRRRNPNGISARADRVVQRYDWR from the coding sequence ATGGAGCTCTCGGTAGTGGTCCCTACACTGAACGGCCGGGACCAGCTCGGTGGGTGCCTCGACGCGCTCGCCGAACACGTTCCCGAGGCGGAGGTCGTCGTCGTCAATGGCCCCTCCGCCGACGGAACGACCGGGATGGTTTCCGAGCGGGGGGACGTCGAAACGCTCGTCGAGATCGCGGATCGTAACGTCAACGCGGCACGCAACGCCGGCTTCGAGGCCGCGACCGGCGACACCATCGCACTCCTCCGGTTCGATCGCGTCGTCGACGAGAGCTGGCTCGACGCGCTCGAAGCGGGCCTGGAATCGGGCGCCGACGTCGTTACGGGGCCGACGCGAACGACGCTCGAGGGGATCGAAGAACCGGCGCAGTCGATCGCCGGTCGGTCCGTCACCTTCTGCAACGGTGAGAACGTCGTCTTCTCCCGCGAGGCAATCGAGGCCCTCGACGGGTTCGACGAGTACCTGGAGGTCGGGGGTTCCCGCGACGCCTCGCACCGTCTCGCGGGCCTCGACTACGAGGTCGAGTGGCTGCCGGAGCTGTCCGTCCACAGCCAGTATGGCGCCGACGGCGGCGAACCCGAAACCGATCGCCGCGCTCGATATCGATCGCTCGCCTACCAGCTCGTGAAGAACTACGGCCTCCGGCCCTCCATCGTGATCCGATCGCTCCGCGACGCGACTGCAGACGCCGTCGGTGCCGCCCGCTCCGTCCTCGACGGCGATGGACGCTTTACGAGCTGGTTCGGGCACGGCCGCGCCGCGATCGCCGGCCTGTCCGTCGGCGCGAAGGACGGCTGGCGCGCCCGACGACGCGACCGGAGCCGCCGCCGGAACCCCAACGGCATCTCCGCACGCGCCGATCGCGTCGTCCAGCGCTACGACTGGCGATAA
- a CDS encoding GNAT family N-acetyltransferase yields MPTVRDLRPDDAVALTCLYEDYEWWADREVEGVRSALEDTDVAIGVTVDGRLAAAARVVTDFTYYAMVYDVIVAADRRGEGHGDRLLEAIVEHADLQELPRLALLCRRGLVPYYESVGFELFDPEIDVPEGGTEELVRMTYRYEE; encoded by the coding sequence ATGCCGACGGTTCGTGATCTCAGGCCCGACGACGCTGTAGCACTGACCTGCCTCTACGAGGACTACGAGTGGTGGGCAGATCGCGAGGTCGAGGGCGTCCGGTCGGCCCTCGAAGACACCGACGTCGCGATCGGCGTGACGGTGGACGGCCGTCTCGCCGCCGCGGCTCGCGTCGTGACGGACTTCACGTACTACGCGATGGTCTACGACGTGATCGTCGCTGCCGACCGTCGCGGCGAAGGGCACGGCGACCGGCTACTGGAGGCCATCGTCGAACACGCCGACCTCCAGGAGCTCCCCCGGCTCGCCCTGCTCTGTCGCCGAGGCCTCGTTCCGTACTACGAGTCCGTCGGCTTCGAGCTGTTCGATCCGGAGATCGACGTACCGGAGGGTGGGACGGAGGAGCTGGTGCGCATGACCTATCGGTACGAGGAATGA